The following proteins are encoded in a genomic region of Nakaseomyces glabratus chromosome J, complete sequence:
- the HCM1 gene encoding Hcm1p (CAGL0J03608g~Ortholog(s) have DNA binding transcription factor activity, sequence-specific DNA binding activity) yields MEPEFISMYNLHSTSPANIFIDTSNMKKRAMDEALITPPKSTPAKSRLVKNPPMGDSSDSRPLSPARSSPITTTKAKRQKTVGSARSNGTLTLEELFESLAKRKESGDKNSKPQYSYAVLICLAILQSPEGKLTLSQIYCWISVHFPYYRPKDASWQNSIRHNLSLNSAFTKTEKSSDGKGHFWQVKVGSESKFFKGDYGDYENLRKQVQTIEKYFDIDPAMLEEFDNEKPTYLNRESTNEKKNTSNAQTSASESSSISSTPNADSSFTDLNSTFSIKVSPPEDKPKDGSISQGKEEVFNFGMVIRQNDHNLLDSPYPMKKTELPEIATPLSKSKTERLPTIGDIQDPITTLNPLNSPPNMRRYMCSFNSSFDTDSPSHARHEPSTLLGPVPMSSSPTTLPQITTPYVNRYSEDTTHLKLPPIQVNVLKTPEVNSITNVKTPARFTETPKDSNSILRKLQTPSHLFEDTYLSPMFRAMGTPLKFSATPCDTKHNNLSPRSQQIPGFHKATKFPSSGLFGVDIFSVLKRAGSTSSNAQDKKDESNDGSK; encoded by the coding sequence ATGGAACCTGAGTTTATTAGCATGTACAATTTGCACAGTACGTCGCCCGCGAACATATTCATTGACACGtcaaatatgaagaagagggCGATGGACGAGGCGCTCATCACGCCACCTAAGTCGACTCCTGCGAAGTCGCGGCTGGTGAAGAACCCGCCCATGGGTGACTCTAGTGATAGTAGGCCGCTGTCGCCGGCACGGTCGTCGCCTATAACTACAACGAAGGCGAAGAGGCAGAAGACTGTTGGCAGTGCGCGGTCTAATGGTACTTTGACTCTGGAAGAACTGTTCGAGTCCCTGGCCAAGCGTAAAGAATCCGGTGACAAGAACTCCAAGCCGCAGTACTCCTACGCGGTGCTGATATGTCTCGCCATTTTGCAGTCGCCTGAGGGTAAGCTCACACTGTCGCAGATATACTGCTGGATATCAGTGCACTTCCCATATTATAGACCAAAAGACGCCAGCTGGCAGAACTCGATCAGACACAACCTGTCTCTGAACAGCGCTTTCACCAAGACTGAGAAGTCGAGCGATGGTAAAGGACATTTCTGGCAGGTGAAAGTGGGATCAGAGTcgaaatttttcaaaggTGACTATGGAGATTACGAAAACTTACGCAAACAAGTACAGACGATTGAAAAGTACTTCGACATCGATCCCGCTATGCTAGAAGAATTTGACAACGAAAAACCAACTTATCTGAACCGCGAAAGCACTAAcgaaaagaagaacacATCTAACGCTCAAACATCAGCTAGTGAATCAAGTAGCATAAGCTCTACACCAAACGCTGACAGCTCTTTCACAGACCTAAATTCGACTTTTTCGATAAAAGTGTCACCTCCAGAAGACAAGCCCAAGGATGGCAGCATATCACAAGGGAAGGAGGAAGTATTCAATTTTGGCATGGTAATAAGGCAGAACGATCACAACTTACTGGATTCACCATATCCTATGAAAAAGACTGAATTGCCAGAGATAGCAACTCCATTAAGTAAGAGCAAGACCGAAAGGTTGCCAACTATAGGTGATATTCAAGATCCCATTACGACCTTGAATCCTTTAAACTCTCCACCTAACATGAGAAGGTACATGTGCTCGTTTAACTCAAGTTTTGACACTGACTCCCCTTCTCACGCAAGACACGAACCTAGCACGCTTCTTGGGCCGGTACCCatgtcttcttctccaaCCACTTTACCACAGATTACTACCCCATATGTGAATAGGTACTCTGAGGATACTACGCATCTAAAGCTACCGCCGATTCAAGTAAATGTGCTAAAGACACCAGAAGTCAATAGCATAACTAATGTAAAGACACCGGCTAGGTTCACGGAGACACCAAAGGATAGCAATTCTATACTACGCAAGTTGCAAACACCTTCTCATTTGTTCGAGGATACCTATCTTTCCCCAATGTTTAGAGCCATGGGTACACCGTTGAAGTTCTCAGCTACCCCATGTGACACGAAACACAATAATTTGTCACCAAGGTCACAACAGATACCTGGGTTCCACAAGGCCACAAAGTTCCCATCAAGTGGTTTATTTGGTGTGGATATCTTTTCCGTTTTGAAAAGAGCTGGGTCAACTTCATCGAATGCTCAGGACAAGAAAGATGAAAGCAACGATGGCTCTAAATGA